One Pseudomonas sp. FP1742 genomic window carries:
- a CDS encoding YXWGXW repeat-containing protein — protein MLLRYMVLLAAVVAAAGCVQERVVHDRRPVQREYVEVIAPQPPPERVIEVEPAGRPGYLWSRGYWRWEGGRYVAVHGHWVPERPGYRYVHPHWEQRSDGWHWRVGAWVN, from the coding sequence ATGTTGTTACGTTACATGGTGTTGCTGGCAGCGGTGGTCGCCGCTGCGGGGTGTGTACAGGAACGGGTCGTTCATGACCGGCGTCCGGTACAGCGCGAATATGTTGAGGTCATCGCACCGCAGCCGCCACCGGAACGTGTTATCGAGGTAGAGCCTGCGGGGCGGCCGGGTTACCTCTGGTCCCGGGGGTACTGGCGATGGGAAGGCGGACGTTATGTCGCGGTTCATGGTCATTGGGTCCCGGAACGACCGGGTTATCGTTATGTGCATCCGCACTGGGAGCAACGTAGCGATGGCTGGCATTGGCGGGTGGGGGCGTGGGTTAACTGA
- a CDS encoding type II toxin-antitoxin system HicA family toxin — MNSRFLISQIVADGWYLVRIRGSHHHFKHPTKPGLVTVPHPKKDLLKKTAISILQQALL, encoded by the coding sequence GTGAATAGCCGGTTTTTGATAAGCCAAATCGTTGCGGACGGCTGGTATCTGGTACGAATCAGGGGGAGTCATCACCACTTCAAGCATCCGACCAAGCCTGGACTGGTGACGGTTCCTCACCCGAAAAAGGACCTGCTCAAGAAAACGGCCATTAGTATTTTGCAACAGGCGCTGCTCTGA
- the tam gene encoding trans-aconitate 2-methyltransferase, giving the protein MSWSAKQYVAFEDERTRPARDLLAAIPAVDVRSAIDIGCGPGNSTELLMQRFPDAAVRGLDSSTDMIEAARKRLPQVRFDTADIDTWNEAGPFDVIFANAVLQWVPDHARLLPSLVNRLTPGGSLAIQMPDNLNEPSHRLMREVAANGPWADKLARAAGQRTEMEGASGYYSMLRGHCTRVDVWRTTYFHPLAEGASGVVEWFKGSGLRPFLEPLDDGERAHYLKLYQAAIEQAYPPLSDGAVLLPFPRLFMVATR; this is encoded by the coding sequence ATGAGTTGGTCCGCCAAACAATACGTGGCTTTTGAAGATGAGCGCACGCGCCCGGCGCGTGACTTGCTGGCCGCCATCCCCGCAGTGGATGTCCGTTCGGCCATCGACATCGGTTGTGGGCCCGGTAATTCGACCGAGTTGCTGATGCAGCGCTTTCCCGATGCCGCGGTGCGTGGGTTGGACAGTTCGACCGATATGATCGAGGCCGCCCGAAAGCGTTTGCCTCAGGTACGTTTCGACACCGCTGACATTGATACCTGGAACGAGGCCGGCCCGTTCGATGTGATTTTCGCCAATGCGGTGCTGCAGTGGGTGCCGGATCACGCCAGGTTGCTGCCGTCGCTGGTGAACAGGCTCACGCCCGGCGGCAGCCTGGCGATCCAGATGCCCGATAACCTCAACGAACCGTCGCACCGGTTGATGCGCGAGGTCGCAGCGAACGGCCCTTGGGCTGACAAGCTGGCAAGGGCTGCCGGCCAGCGAACGGAAATGGAGGGTGCAAGCGGTTACTACTCAATGCTGCGTGGCCACTGCACCCGTGTCGATGTATGGCGCACCACTTACTTTCATCCGCTCGCGGAAGGTGCGTCGGGCGTCGTCGAATGGTTCAAGGGCAGCGGTTTGCGGCCTTTTCTCGAACCACTGGATGACGGGGAGCGGGCGCACTATCTCAAGCTGTATCAGGCGGCAATCGAGCAAGCCTATCCGCCGCTGAGCGATGGGGCGGTGCTGCTGCCGTTCCCGCGGTTGTTCATGGTGGCGACACGTTGA
- a CDS encoding stress protein, protein MPTSKNPSPGSAIDRTKTSEAGRKGGKTTTTTVDKDPAKGGMGRKGGQKSR, encoded by the coding sequence ATGCCTACTTCAAAAAATCCGAGCCCGGGTAGCGCCATCGATCGAACGAAGACGTCTGAAGCCGGTCGCAAAGGTGGGAAAACTACCACCACGACTGTTGATAAAGACCCTGCCAAAGGCGGCATGGGCCGTAAAGGCGGTCAGAAGTCCCGGTAA
- a CDS encoding AidA/PixA family protein, producing the protein MTSEPITPSSASTVTANSVLLIVDAESLLSRYPQPSLDPQKPTVIEDGFIFAISATTPAKSVKYDNKITLTTNNGKVFHIRGRTVSLLAEHTVVFHNMTVDDAGILSPPKLIVHGDQTVPAPDPANPNQPGSHKADDHYWECSQLSTGVATCELSFMLINQRCEASGYFSWKTEVTLTA; encoded by the coding sequence ATGACTTCCGAACCGATTACCCCCTCTTCGGCGAGTACCGTGACAGCCAATAGCGTGCTGCTGATCGTCGATGCCGAATCGCTGCTATCCCGCTATCCGCAACCCAGCCTTGACCCGCAAAAGCCGACGGTAATTGAAGATGGTTTCATCTTCGCCATCAGTGCTACAACGCCAGCAAAAAGTGTTAAATATGACAATAAAATCACGCTAACCACCAATAACGGAAAAGTCTTTCATATTCGTGGCAGGACCGTCAGTTTGCTGGCCGAACACACCGTGGTATTCCACAACATGACGGTGGACGATGCCGGAATCCTTTCACCTCCCAAACTGATCGTCCACGGCGACCAGACCGTCCCCGCGCCCGACCCCGCCAACCCGAACCAGCCGGGCAGCCACAAGGCCGATGATCATTATTGGGAGTGCTCACAACTGAGCACGGGCGTTGCAACCTGTGAACTGAGCTTCATGCTGATCAACCAGCGCTGTGAAGCATCGGGGTACTTCAGCTGGAAGACTGAGGTAACGCTGACGGCTTGA
- a CDS encoding type II toxin-antitoxin system HicB family antitoxin, with the protein MLYPIAISMGDDEHAWGVEVPDIPGCFSAGEDLDDAMAMAREAIEGHFEILAEDGSPIPPANKVTLHAANPQYAGCTWAVVDIDVTKYLGKAQKLNITLPGYLLNRIDEYVLHHPEEKSRSGFLASAALKVLQQG; encoded by the coding sequence ATGCTTTACCCCATCGCGATTTCCATGGGTGATGACGAACACGCCTGGGGCGTAGAAGTTCCGGATATTCCGGGTTGCTTCTCTGCCGGGGAAGATCTGGATGACGCCATGGCCATGGCTCGCGAAGCCATCGAAGGTCATTTCGAGATTCTGGCCGAAGACGGATCACCGATTCCGCCCGCCAACAAAGTGACCCTGCATGCGGCCAATCCGCAGTACGCAGGGTGTACGTGGGCCGTGGTGGATATCGATGTCACCAAATACCTGGGCAAGGCCCAGAAACTCAACATCACCCTGCCCGGCTATCTGCTCAACCGCATCGATGAGTACGTCTTGCACCATCCGGAAGAGAAAAGTCGCTCCGGGTTTCTGGCCTCGGCGGCGCTCAAGGTCTTGCAGCAAGGTTGA
- a CDS encoding diguanylate cyclase domain-containing protein, which translates to METRNSAPLASYIDLLLDAVCAVDKQGRFVFVSAACERIFGYTPDELIGQSMIDLVHPSDRQRTLDAAREIMGGEPKLNFENRYVRKDGRVVHILWSARWSEVDQLRIAVARDITERKQAESRQAALYAISEAAHAAEDLLALFKRIHSIIGEWLPALNFSVALYDEHCAQLNFPYHVDDHELQPEDPGTVTGRLCAEVIRSGLPILLTPDQDNLPEGFAALVKGQDSPCWLGVPLNSQNGTIGALIVKSVPGGERYTEQDKELLQYVCAQVATAIERKQLHARLQRMAQYDQLTQLPNRELLRERLKASLALARADSGRMALLYVDLDRFKQVNDTLGHAVGDMLLQAVANRLKGCVRETDTVARIGGDEFVVLLHSIHAAEDAENVAGKIRQVLAQPLRLDGHNLTIQPSIGVARYPEHGIEEKQLFRHADEAMYTAKRQHHSRLGV; encoded by the coding sequence ATGGAAACCAGAAATTCCGCGCCACTGGCGAGCTACATCGACCTCTTGCTGGACGCCGTCTGTGCGGTGGACAAACAAGGTCGCTTCGTATTCGTCAGCGCGGCCTGCGAGCGCATTTTCGGCTACACCCCCGACGAGCTGATCGGCCAGTCGATGATCGACCTGGTTCATCCCTCCGACCGACAGCGCACCCTCGACGCCGCGCGGGAGATCATGGGCGGCGAGCCCAAGCTCAACTTTGAAAATCGTTACGTGCGCAAGGACGGCCGGGTGGTGCACATTCTCTGGTCGGCACGCTGGTCGGAGGTCGATCAGTTGCGTATCGCCGTGGCTCGCGACATCACCGAGCGCAAACAGGCCGAGTCCCGACAAGCGGCGCTGTATGCGATCTCCGAAGCGGCCCACGCGGCGGAAGACTTACTGGCGCTGTTCAAACGCATCCATTCGATCATCGGCGAATGGCTGCCGGCGTTGAATTTCTCCGTGGCACTGTATGATGAACACTGCGCGCAGCTGAATTTCCCCTATCACGTCGACGACCATGAGCTGCAGCCCGAGGATCCCGGGACTGTTACCGGGCGCTTGTGCGCCGAAGTGATTCGCAGTGGCTTGCCGATCCTGCTGACCCCGGATCAGGACAATCTGCCGGAAGGGTTTGCGGCATTGGTCAAGGGCCAGGACTCACCCTGCTGGCTGGGCGTGCCGTTGAATTCGCAGAACGGCACCATTGGCGCTCTGATCGTCAAAAGCGTACCGGGCGGCGAGCGCTATACCGAGCAAGACAAGGAGTTGCTGCAGTATGTTTGCGCCCAGGTCGCAACCGCGATCGAGCGCAAGCAATTGCATGCCCGGCTCCAGCGCATGGCCCAGTACGATCAACTGACTCAGTTGCCCAATCGCGAGTTGTTGCGCGAACGCCTGAAAGCCTCGCTGGCACTGGCCCGGGCAGACTCCGGGCGAATGGCGTTGCTTTACGTCGACCTCGATCGCTTCAAGCAAGTCAACGACACCCTCGGTCATGCGGTTGGCGACATGCTGCTGCAAGCGGTCGCCAATCGGCTCAAGGGCTGCGTGCGTGAAACCGACACGGTGGCGCGCATTGGCGGTGATGAATTTGTCGTGCTGTTGCATAGCATTCATGCCGCGGAAGACGCCGAGAATGTGGCGGGAAAAATCCGCCAGGTGCTGGCTCAACCCCTGCGCCTGGACGGACACAACCTGACGATCCAGCCGAGCATCGGTGTCGCGCGATACCCCGAACATGGCATCGAAGAAAAGCAGCTGTTCAGGCATGCCGATGAGGCGATGTACACCGCCAAGCGCCAGCACCATTCGCGTCTCGGGGTCTGA
- a CDS encoding cytochrome c oxidase subunit II, whose product MAIAIILILIVIASVLFHILAPWHATPAASNWGSIDTTLFITLIISGIFFIAITVFMAVAVMRYRHKEGARAHYQPESKKLELWLIIVTSVGIIAMLAPGLVVYNDFIRVPKNAYELEVIAQQWQWAFRFPGKDGKLGKSDIRFVDSTNPLGLDPNDPDGQDDVLIKSNEVRLPLDKPVKVLLRSKDVLHDFYVPQIRSKMDMVPGMVSYFWFTPTKSGNYEILCAEYCGVGHYNMRGHMIVEEQDVFDQWLNSQPTFAQTLATAAKPSQDSVLEKGRQLVEKYGCGACHSQDGSASLGPGWKGLYGRTEQLADGSSVQVDEAYVKESILNPKARLVQGYPPVMVTYTLNDDELGALVALIKSLGAARQGDESSAGQAPGPGEDLAAQGQQLAESLGCLACHSVDGSKGIGPSWQGLYGKTETLADGTSIKVDEGYIKDSVLNPAAKIVKGYAAVMPVFTPSDKELNALIAFIKSKANADADTSKAQPGK is encoded by the coding sequence ATGGCAATAGCAATTATCTTGATACTAATCGTTATTGCATCGGTACTCTTCCATATACTCGCGCCTTGGCATGCAACACCGGCAGCTTCCAACTGGGGATCCATAGACACCACCCTGTTCATCACCCTGATCATTAGCGGAATATTCTTCATCGCCATCACCGTATTCATGGCGGTAGCGGTGATGCGTTATCGTCACAAGGAGGGGGCCAGGGCGCATTACCAGCCAGAAAGTAAAAAGCTGGAGTTGTGGTTAATCATCGTTACCTCGGTAGGTATTATCGCCATGCTGGCGCCAGGCCTGGTTGTTTACAATGATTTTATCCGGGTACCGAAAAATGCCTATGAGCTTGAAGTGATCGCCCAGCAGTGGCAGTGGGCCTTTCGCTTCCCTGGTAAAGACGGGAAGTTGGGTAAGTCGGATATCAGGTTTGTTGATTCCACTAACCCCCTCGGCCTTGACCCCAATGATCCTGACGGGCAGGACGATGTACTGATAAAAAGCAATGAAGTTCGTCTTCCGCTCGATAAGCCAGTGAAAGTTTTACTGCGATCCAAAGATGTACTGCACGATTTCTATGTACCGCAAATTCGCAGCAAGATGGACATGGTGCCGGGGATGGTGTCGTACTTTTGGTTTACGCCGACTAAATCCGGGAACTATGAAATCCTGTGCGCTGAATATTGTGGCGTAGGTCATTACAATATGCGCGGCCATATGATCGTGGAAGAACAGGACGTCTTCGATCAATGGCTGAACAGCCAACCGACGTTTGCACAGACATTAGCGACAGCTGCCAAGCCCAGTCAGGACAGCGTGCTGGAAAAAGGCCGCCAGCTGGTCGAAAAATACGGTTGCGGGGCCTGCCATAGCCAGGATGGCAGTGCCAGTCTCGGCCCGGGATGGAAGGGTTTGTACGGCCGCACTGAACAGCTTGCCGATGGCAGCAGTGTGCAGGTCGATGAGGCTTACGTGAAAGAGTCGATCCTCAATCCGAAGGCCCGCCTGGTACAAGGCTACCCGCCGGTCATGGTGACCTATACTCTCAATGACGATGAACTGGGTGCACTCGTCGCCCTGATCAAATCACTGGGTGCTGCGCGACAAGGCGATGAGTCTTCTGCCGGCCAAGCGCCGGGCCCAGGTGAAGACCTGGCGGCGCAGGGCCAGCAACTGGCCGAATCGCTCGGCTGCCTGGCCTGCCACAGTGTCGATGGCAGCAAGGGCATCGGGCCCAGCTGGCAGGGCCTGTACGGCAAGACAGAGACCCTTGCCGATGGTACGAGCATAAAGGTCGATGAGGGCTATATAAAAGACTCGGTTCTTAATCCCGCAGCCAAAATCGTCAAGGGTTACGCAGCTGTGATGCCGGTCTTTACTCCCAGCGATAAGGAGTTGAATGCACTGATCGCTTTTATCAAATCCAAAGCGAATGCCGACGCTGATACGAGCAAGGCGCAGCCAGGGAAATAG
- a CDS encoding DUF4142 domain-containing protein, with the protein MSRMATRIRNASFATLLGLCASSAFAQSPAEFVNDASAKGIADIEASRLAHQKTESKEVKDYTIVVINDRTTANQHLAKIAKQLDLPVAPREEVVDKAKALLPQMKDDASFDQAYVASQVKTTQEAIAQLQQVAQTTDVPQIKAFAEETLPKLQNHLQMARALQASR; encoded by the coding sequence ATGAGCCGGATGGCCACCCGTATACGCAATGCCAGTTTTGCCACGTTGCTGGGCCTGTGCGCCAGCAGCGCCTTTGCCCAGTCTCCTGCCGAATTCGTCAACGACGCGTCGGCCAAAGGCATCGCCGATATCGAAGCCAGCCGACTGGCGCACCAGAAAACCGAATCCAAAGAGGTCAAGGATTACACCATCGTGGTGATCAACGATCGCACCACCGCCAACCAGCATCTGGCGAAAATTGCCAAACAACTCGATTTACCGGTCGCGCCACGCGAGGAGGTGGTCGACAAGGCCAAAGCCTTGCTACCGCAAATGAAGGACGACGCCTCTTTTGATCAGGCCTATGTCGCCAGCCAAGTGAAAACCACCCAGGAAGCCATCGCACAGCTTCAACAAGTAGCGCAGACCACGGATGTGCCGCAAATCAAAGCCTTCGCCGAAGAAACCCTGCCCAAGCTGCAAAACCATCTGCAAATGGCCAGGGCACTGCAAGCCAGTCGCTAA
- a CDS encoding inclusion body family protein has translation MSRVTDVLVSIDTETILKNYPNISKNPASPTLIDWKHVYMVTNQDNVVTGQAGGELDLKAQVGDLIRWRETSLSQSFETAVIFYKFIGNSGNELISPPSPRRATACVAVPNTSNPSVPSCQKVDNHYWSSETLACGRVTYHFNFLIVDRNCQIIGCCSWDPFISIHN, from the coding sequence ATGTCTCGAGTCACGGATGTACTTGTTTCCATCGACACTGAAACCATTCTGAAAAACTACCCGAACATCAGCAAAAATCCTGCTTCCCCGACGCTGATCGACTGGAAGCACGTCTACATGGTCACCAATCAGGATAACGTGGTCACCGGCCAGGCCGGTGGCGAGCTGGACCTCAAGGCGCAGGTTGGCGATCTGATTCGCTGGCGTGAAACCAGCTTGTCCCAGAGTTTCGAAACCGCGGTGATCTTCTACAAATTCATTGGCAACTCAGGTAACGAGCTGATCTCCCCACCCTCGCCGCGCCGCGCTACCGCGTGCGTTGCGGTACCCAACACCAGCAATCCGTCAGTGCCTAGCTGCCAGAAAGTCGACAACCATTACTGGTCCTCGGAAACCCTAGCGTGTGGTCGCGTGACCTACCACTTCAACTTCCTGATCGTCGACCGCAACTGCCAGATCATCGGCTGCTGCTCGTGGGACCCGTTCATTTCCATCCATAACTGA
- a CDS encoding LysE family translocator, with the protein MTPSLLMAVLASGFIYGITPGPGVLAVFGIGAARGRRAGAGFLCGHLLGDVVWCSTALIAIVGAREIGSTAFDVLGVLSGLYLFWLGLRAVRARRASAEAPQGPARQPFWHGILFGLTNPKAYPVAVATFTALLSSRAELLHWSMLPWLIILSFIGGLLAYAILIGIVGARQVRTLYQRHELAITRLCGIMFIGFAINALVHALPGLVTNKA; encoded by the coding sequence ATGACTCCATCGCTGCTAATGGCCGTTCTCGCCTCGGGCTTCATTTATGGCATTACGCCGGGGCCCGGTGTGTTGGCGGTGTTCGGCATCGGCGCGGCACGCGGACGGCGGGCCGGGGCGGGGTTTCTGTGCGGGCATTTGCTGGGCGACGTGGTCTGGTGCAGTACGGCGCTGATCGCGATTGTCGGTGCGCGGGAAATCGGCAGCACTGCGTTCGATGTGCTGGGTGTGCTCAGCGGGCTGTATTTGTTCTGGCTGGGCCTGCGCGCGGTTCGCGCTCGTCGCGCCAGTGCCGAGGCGCCTCAGGGCCCTGCGCGGCAGCCGTTCTGGCATGGCATCCTGTTCGGCCTGACCAACCCCAAGGCATACCCGGTGGCGGTGGCGACCTTTACTGCGCTGTTGTCCAGCCGTGCGGAGTTGCTGCATTGGTCCATGTTGCCCTGGTTGATCATCTTGAGCTTCATTGGTGGCCTTTTGGCCTACGCTATTCTCATTGGCATCGTCGGTGCGCGTCAGGTGCGCACGTTGTATCAGCGTCATGAACTGGCGATCACCCGCTTATGCGGGATCATGTTCATCGGTTTCGCCATCAATGCCCTGGTGCATGCGCTGCCGGGGCTGGTGACGAACAAGGCTTGA
- a CDS encoding type I restriction endonuclease produces MEFFEKLASLAAKVRLQSAAIQTEEATKNAFVMPFISTVLGYDVFDPSEVTPEFVCDIGTKKGEKIDYAIMKEGEVQILIECKKIGESLHINHASQLFRYFHVTSARISILTNGQVYKFFTDLDAPNKMDEKPFLELDLLDIDEYSVPELIKLTKSAFDVDSIINAAGELKYVSQIKKVIASQVIKPDDDFVKVFASRVYDGVITQKVREQFHELTRKAVVQFLNDQINDRLKSAMSGAIPVLASTPVPTSGSGLAGQRDESEDKVLTTLEELEGYHIVRAVVRSVVDAKRIVQRDTQSYFGILLDDNNRKPICRLHFNRSQKYIGIFDEEKNETRHPIGSVDEIYDYSDHLKKTVGYYD; encoded by the coding sequence ATGGAATTCTTTGAGAAGTTAGCAAGTCTAGCCGCCAAGGTTCGTTTGCAAAGCGCTGCAATTCAAACAGAGGAGGCCACCAAGAATGCTTTCGTCATGCCCTTTATCAGCACGGTGCTGGGCTATGATGTCTTTGATCCGAGTGAGGTGACTCCGGAATTCGTTTGCGATATAGGAACGAAAAAAGGAGAAAAAATTGACTACGCGATCATGAAGGAAGGAGAGGTACAGATCCTCATTGAGTGCAAAAAAATAGGCGAGTCGCTGCACATCAATCATGCCTCCCAACTGTTTCGCTATTTCCATGTCACCAGTGCTCGAATCTCCATCCTCACCAATGGCCAGGTCTATAAATTTTTCACCGACCTAGATGCGCCCAACAAGATGGATGAGAAGCCGTTTCTTGAGCTCGACCTTTTAGATATCGACGAGTACTCCGTCCCTGAATTGATCAAGCTCACCAAGTCTGCATTCGACGTAGATTCGATCATCAACGCCGCAGGTGAGTTGAAATACGTCAGTCAGATCAAAAAGGTCATTGCTTCGCAGGTCATCAAACCTGATGACGACTTTGTAAAAGTCTTTGCTTCTAGAGTGTACGACGGGGTTATAACCCAGAAAGTCCGTGAGCAGTTCCATGAGCTGACGAGAAAAGCAGTCGTCCAGTTTCTCAATGATCAGATCAATGACAGACTCAAATCGGCTATGAGTGGCGCCATTCCTGTGCTGGCATCGACACCGGTTCCTACCAGTGGTAGTGGATTGGCAGGTCAGCGTGATGAGTCAGAGGATAAAGTGCTGACGACTCTGGAAGAGTTGGAGGGGTATCACATTGTCCGTGCAGTGGTTCGATCGGTTGTGGACGCTAAACGGATAGTGCAACGTGACACGCAAAGCTACTTTGGCATTTTGCTAGACGACAACAATCGAAAACCGATTTGTCGCCTTCATTTCAATCGTTCACAAAAGTACATTGGGATTTTTGACGAAGAAAAAAATGAGACGCGGCATCCGATTGGATCGGTTGATGAGATTTACGATTATTCGGATCACTTGAAGAAGACTGTTGGATATTACGACTAG
- the ctaD gene encoding cytochrome c oxidase subunit I, giving the protein MAYADQAETEALHEPKSFLTKYIWSQDHKVIAIQYSLTALFVGLIAVVLSGLMRIQIGFPGSLAFMDANAYYQAMTMHGMIMVIYLLTALFLGGFGNYLIPLMVGARDMVFPYVNMLSYWFYLVAVLVLLAGFFVPGGPTGSGWTLYPPQSITKGTPGVEWGIVLMLVSLAIFIVAATMGGLNYVTTVLQARTHGMTLFRMPLSVWGIFMASIMALLAFPALFVSAVMMLFDKLLGTSFFMPAIISLGQQLNHQGGSPILFQHLFWFFGHPEVYIVALPAFGLVSDLISTHARKNIFGYRMMVWAIIAIGVLSFVVWAHHMYVSGMNPYFGFFFAVTTLIIAVPTALKVYNWVLTLWRGDIHLTVPMLFALAFIVTFLVGGLTGLFLGNVIVDIPLSDTYFVVAHFHMVMGVAPVLVVFGGIYHWFPKVTGRMFNDTLGKLHFWITFLGTYAIFFPMHYLGFQGMPRRYYAYENYAFIPQSAQELNAFITVVALTVGVSQLLFVFNLAWSVFKGKPAGSNPWGAASLEWQTPNTPPVHGNWGAKLPVVHRWAYDYSVPGIEQDFVPQTVSAEELEQMRQLSAGTKIADVKT; this is encoded by the coding sequence ATGGCCTATGCGGACCAAGCCGAAACAGAAGCACTGCACGAGCCTAAAAGTTTCCTGACCAAATACATCTGGAGTCAGGACCACAAGGTCATCGCCATTCAATATTCCTTGACGGCTCTGTTCGTGGGGCTTATCGCCGTGGTGTTGTCCGGCTTGATGCGCATACAGATAGGCTTCCCCGGCAGTTTGGCGTTCATGGATGCCAATGCTTACTATCAGGCGATGACCATGCACGGCATGATCATGGTCATTTATTTGCTGACGGCCCTGTTTCTGGGGGGCTTCGGTAACTATCTGATCCCACTGATGGTGGGCGCCCGCGACATGGTCTTCCCTTACGTCAACATGCTGAGCTACTGGTTCTACCTGGTGGCGGTACTGGTATTGCTCGCCGGTTTCTTTGTGCCGGGCGGTCCCACCGGTTCGGGCTGGACGCTCTATCCGCCGCAGTCCATCACCAAGGGGACACCCGGGGTTGAGTGGGGCATCGTTCTGATGCTCGTCTCACTGGCGATTTTTATTGTCGCCGCCACCATGGGTGGGTTGAACTACGTCACCACGGTGTTGCAAGCGCGCACGCACGGCATGACATTGTTTCGCATGCCGCTCTCCGTATGGGGCATCTTCATGGCCTCGATCATGGCCTTGCTGGCCTTTCCGGCGTTGTTTGTCAGCGCGGTCATGATGCTGTTCGACAAGCTGTTGGGCACCAGCTTCTTTATGCCGGCGATCATCTCGCTGGGGCAGCAGCTCAATCACCAGGGCGGCAGCCCGATATTATTCCAGCACCTGTTCTGGTTCTTCGGCCATCCGGAAGTCTACATCGTGGCTCTCCCTGCGTTTGGCCTGGTCTCCGACTTGATCAGCACCCATGCGCGTAAAAATATCTTCGGCTACCGAATGATGGTGTGGGCCATTATTGCGATTGGCGTGCTCAGCTTTGTGGTCTGGGCGCACCATATGTATGTCAGCGGAATGAACCCGTACTTCGGTTTTTTCTTCGCCGTCACCACCTTGATCATCGCGGTGCCGACTGCACTGAAAGTCTATAACTGGGTGCTGACCCTGTGGCGGGGCGACATTCATCTGACCGTGCCGATGCTATTTGCCCTGGCCTTCATCGTCACCTTCCTGGTGGGCGGTCTGACCGGGTTGTTTCTCGGCAATGTGATCGTGGACATCCCGCTCTCGGACACCTATTTCGTCGTCGCCCATTTCCATATGGTCATGGGGGTCGCACCGGTACTGGTGGTGTTCGGCGGCATCTATCATTGGTTCCCGAAAGTCACCGGGCGCATGTTTAACGACACCCTGGGCAAGCTGCATTTCTGGATTACCTTTCTGGGCACCTACGCCATCTTCTTCCCCATGCACTACCTGGGATTCCAGGGCATGCCGCGCCGTTACTACGCCTATGAAAACTACGCGTTCATTCCGCAGTCGGCGCAAGAGTTGAATGCCTTCATTACGGTGGTCGCATTGACCGTCGGCGTTTCCCAGTTGCTGTTCGTGTTTAACCTGGCCTGGAGTGTATTCAAAGGTAAACCCGCGGGCAGTAACCCTTGGGGCGCGGCCAGTCTGGAATGGCAAACGCCGAACACCCCACCGGTACACGGTAACTGGGGCGCGAAGCTGCCGGTGGTGCATCGCTGGGCCTATGACTACAGCGTGCCGGGGATAGAGCAGGATTTCGTGCCGCAAACGGTCTCTGCCGAGGAGCTGGAGCAAATGCGGCAACTCAGTGCCGGAACCAAGATAGCGGACGTTAAAACATGA
- a CDS encoding low affinity iron permease family protein, producing the protein MKFAKVAQKLALWAGNPRTFLGAIILIFLWALSGPLFHFNDTWQLVINTSTTIITFLMVFLIQNTQNRDTDILHLKIDELLRVTTQAQNAMLGLESLDLNQLEALRKKYRNLGEGETISLDGTVVEETKKQDLNQC; encoded by the coding sequence ATGAAATTCGCGAAAGTCGCACAGAAACTCGCCCTGTGGGCCGGCAATCCCCGGACTTTTCTGGGGGCAATCATCCTGATATTCCTTTGGGCGCTGAGCGGGCCTCTGTTTCATTTCAACGATACCTGGCAACTGGTCATCAACACCTCGACCACCATCATCACCTTCTTGATGGTGTTTCTGATCCAGAACACCCAGAACCGCGACACGGACATCCTGCACTTGAAAATCGATGAGCTATTGCGGGTGACCACGCAAGCGCAGAACGCGATGCTGGGGCTCGAATCGCTGGACCTCAATCAACTGGAAGCGTTGAGAAAGAAATATCGCAACCTCGGTGAGGGCGAGACGATTTCCCTGGACGGCACCGTCGTTGAAGAAACAAAGAAGCAGGATTTGAATCAATGCTGA